The genomic stretch TTCGGCCAGATAGGAGGAGAAGATCTGGCGACCGCCGGGATATTGCGCGTCGGTGAAGGGCGCGCCGGTGGCCCCCTCCTGGAACGGCGAGTTGAACGCGACCTGCTGGTAATCCTGGTTGAGCAAATTCTGTGCCCAGACTTCGATCGCCCATTTCTGCTCGGGCCCGCGAATGCCGATGCGGCCGTTGACGAGCGCAAAGCTCTCCTGCCCCTTTTGCGCGAACAGGTCGGAGCCGGTGTTGAATTTGTCGGTCAGGCGGGTGTCGAAATAGACGAGCCCGCTCAGCCCCGAACTGCCAAGGTCCGGGGTCCACGACGCCGAGGCAGTCGCGACGAATTGCGGGGCGTTCGACAGTTCGTCGCCCGGCAGCTTGCGCAGCGCCTGGTCGAGCGGCGCGCCACTGGCATTGCCGACCAGATTTTCGCGATATTTGGTGTCCGAATAGGTCAGCCCCAGCCCGACGCGGAAATCGCGCGCCGGAACCAGCGATGCCTCGATCTCGACACCCTGCGCCAGCACGCCATAGGTCACGTCGCCCGATGCGCAGCGACCGGTGGTCGACGCCGCGGCGTTATAGTTGGACGCCGTGGTGAACTTGCTCTGGTCACGGTCGCCGCCCGACAGGCCGGTGCTGCACCCGTTGATGTTCTGAACCAGGAAAACGGTGCCGTTGAAGGTGTTGAGCTGGAAATTCTTGAACTGCTGGCGGAACGCCGCGACGTTGAGGCTGAACCGGCCTGTCGAATATTTGGCGCCGATTTCGAAGGCGTCGACTTCCTCGGGGTCGAACTGGAGCCCGCTTGCCAGCGCCTGCGCGCCGCCGACCGAGGCGAAGGTGGCGATCGGCGCCTTGAGCGCCGAGCGATCGAGGTTGAACCCGCCCGCCTTATAGCCGCGCGAATAGCTGCCATAGAGGAGCAGATCGTCGACCGGCTTCCACGACAGGACGCCGGTGCCGGTGAATTTATGCTCGCTGCGGCGGTCGTTGATCGAGACGCCGTTCAGCTCGGCGGTCGAGTTGCCCTGGCACGACAGCCCGACGATCGCATCGACGATTCCGGTGAGCGCCGCAGTCGAGCGGAGCGGCAGCAGCGATGCCTGGTTGGCGGTGCAGCCGGTATTGTCGTTGCCGAAGGTCGCGTTGAACTTCTTGCGCTCGTTGGTGTAGCGCACGCCGAGCGTCAGATCGACGCGGTTGGTGACGTGGAAGATGTTGTGCGTGAACAGCGCCCAGTTGCGGCTGTTCTGGAAATAGCGGTCGCGCGTCGTGCCCTTGTCGTTGATCGCATCGAGCCGGTCGAACGCCGCATAGATCAGCGGCGAGGCCGCCCCGAACGCCGCCGGGCGCGCCGCGAGGCACCCCGCCGAAGTCGGCGAATAGAGCGCCGCCAGCGCACTGCCCGAGATGATGCGGCAGGTGGCGAAGCGGCCATATTGGCTGCCGAAGCGCAGATTGTCGGTGACGGTCAGGTCTTCATCGGCGAAATAGCCGCCGACCAGCCAGTCGAGCTTATCGCCGAACGCCGTGCCCTGGAGCCGCAATTCCTGGCTGAAGGTCTTGAACTCGCGGGCATTGTTGCCGTCCGCCGCGCGATAGAGGATGTCGACATAGCTATAGTCGGTGTCGGAGCCCTGATCGCTGCGATAGTTGCGATAGCCGGTGATCGAGGTCAGCTTCGCGCCGCCCAGATCCCAGTCGACCTGCATCGACCCGCCCCAATCCTCGGTCTTGCCGCCATAGCTGCGGCCCGGCGAGACATAGATGTCGCGGTTATAGCCGTTGGTGAACGCAGCGGCCGGCTGGCCCAGCGCCTGGAGCACGCGGACGATATTGTTCTGCGCCGGATCGTTGAGCGCGCCGATCGTCGGGTTCATCTCGCGGCTGACATAGGTCGCCGCGCAGCATTCCTCGTCGCGTTTGGTATAGTCGCCGATGATGCGCACCGACAGGTCGCTCGACGGCTCGTAGAGAAGCTGGCCGCGGACGAAGCCGCGCTTGCGGTTATTGATGTCGCGGCCGCTGGTCAGGTCGGTGTAGAAGCCGTCGCGCTGGTTGTAGACGCCGTCGATGCGCGCCGCGAGCGTGTCACCGAGCGGCGCGTTGACGAAGCCGGAGAGGCGGACGTTGTTGTAATTGCCATAGGTCGCCTCGGCGCCCGCGCTGAACACGGGGGCCGGGGCCTTGCTGACGATGTTGATCAGGCCCGCCGAGGCATTGCGCCCGAACAACGTGCCCTGCGGCCCGCGCAGCACTTCGATCCGCTCGATCTCGCCCAGTTCGTTGAGCCCGATGCCCGAGCGCGAGCGATAGACGCCGTCGATGAACACCGCGACCGAGCTTTCGAGCCCGGGATTGTCGCCGACCGTGCCGATGCCGCGGATGCGCGCCGAGCCATTGGCCTCGCTGCCGGTCGACGAGACGAGCAGCGACGGCGCGATCTGGTTGAGCTGGCGGATGTCGTTGGTGCCGCTCTGCTGCAACGCCTCCGCGCTGATCGCCGACACCGCCAGCGGCACGTCCGCGAGCACCTGTGCGCGGCCCTGCGCCGTCACGACGATGTCGTTGGTGTCATAGGCATCGGGGGTCTGGTTATCCTGCGGGGCCGCAGCCCCGGTCGATGCGTCCTGCGCGTACGCAGGTGCCGCGAGCGCCATGATCAATGCCGGAACCGCAGTCGCCGACAAAAGGCGTAGCCGCATATCATTCTCCTCTCACCACGGGCTGGAACACTCGATGGGTTCCATACCCTACCCTCGAATTACACGCGGTTCTCTGAGAGGCGTCAAGCATAACAAAGGTTGCAAAGCGGGACTGGAGTGCGAGTGTTGCAGAAATGACACGCCCGTCTCCGGGAAATTACGAGGGTCGGCGCCCGGACAATGCCATCAATAGCCGGCAAGCCGCGCAAAACGTTCGCGATGCCACGCGGCATTGCCCCACATCGCCTCCAGCACGCGCGCCCGCTTGAGGTAAAATCCGGCGTCATGTTCGTCGGTCATCCCGATCCCGCCATGGAGCTGGACCATTTCGCGGCTGACGAGGTTGAGCGTTTCGCCCGCGAGCGCCTTGGCGAGGCTGACTTCCTGGCGGACGTCGGGCTTGCCGCTGTCGACTGCCTCCAGCGCCGCCTCGACCACCGATCGCATCAGTTCGAGTTCGGTGAACATCTTCGCCATGCGGTGCTGGAGCGCCTGGAACGAGGCGAGGACCTGGCCGAACTGGACGCGGGTCTTGAGGAAGGCGTTGGTCTGTTCGAACGCGCTTTCGGCCATGCCGAGCATTTCGGCGCACAAGGCGGCGGCGGCGCGATCGGTGACGCGGGTGAGGAGATCGGGGCCACCGCCCGCGAGGCGCTCGGCGGGCGCGCCGACGAAGCGGATTTCGGCATGGCTGCGCGAATCGACGAGGCTGCGGGGGGCACGCGCCACGCCCGCGCCGTCGGCGACGAGATAGAGGCCATCGACGGCGGCGACGACGAAGAGCTGGGCGCTGTCGCCCTCGGCAACGAACGCCTTGGTGCCGGTGAGCGCGCCGTCCTCGACCGTCGTCGCGATGCGATCGGGGGCGAAGCGCGGCCCCTCGTCCACCGCCAGCGTCGCGATGACGTCGCCCGCGGCGATGCGCGGCAGCCATGCCGCCTGCTGCGCCTCCGAGCCGCCGAGGAGCAGCGCGCTGGTGGCGGCCGCGGTGGCGGCGAGAGGGGTGGCGGCGAGATTGCGCCCGAGCTGTTCGAGCACCAGCCCGAGCGAGCCATAGCCCATGCCTGCGCCTCCCTGTGCCTCTGGCACGATGATCCCTGCCCAGCCCATCTCGGCCTGGGCACGCCACGCATCGGCATCGAAGCGCGCGGGCGGCGCGGCGGCACGCATCCGGCGGAATGCGGTGACGGGCGATTCATTGTCGGCCCAGTCGCGCGCCATATCGCGCAGCATCGTCTGTTCTTCGGTCAGCACGGCCATCGGGGGGTTCCTTCTGTTCCCTGCTCGCTGCGGAGGAGGGTGTCGGCTATTTCTTAGTTCCCCTTCCGCTTGCGGGGGGATGCATATGAAACGGGCAATGCTTTTTTGCTTCTCGTCACCCTGAACTCGTTTCAGGGTCCAAGGCGCCACGGGCGAAACCAGTGCTTGGGGCGCGTTGGACCCTGAAACGAGTTCAGGGTGACGAAGGAAAAATAAGGCGAGCGCTCAGCCTCCAAGGCCGGGAAGGCACTCACTGGTGATCCAGCATCCCGAGGATGCGCTTGGCGATCACGTTGTTCTGGATCTCGCTCGATCCGCCATAGATCGACACCGCCTTGCCGAAGAGCCAGGCGCGGACGTCGCGCAGTTCCTCCTCGCCAAAGCCCTCGCCTTCCCAGCCGAGCCCGGCCAGCCCGCGAATTTCGATCAGCAGCTCGGAGCGTTCCTGCATGATCCGCGCGCCGACATTCTTCATGATCGAGGTCGCGGCGGACGGCCCCTGGCTGGCCTTTGCCTCGGCGGCGGCGCGGCGGAGCGTGAGGAGAAAGGCGCGCATGTCCATGTCGTGCCGGATGATCCGCCCGCGCAGATCGGCATCGGCGATGCGGCCCTCGGCATCGACGCCGACCGCCTGCTTCGCAAGGTGCGACAACGGCGTGCCCGCGAACATCCGCCCCGCCGATCCGCCGCCGCCCGACAGGCTGCTGCGTTCGTGCTGGAGCAGACGCTTGCCGATCGTCCAGCCCTGCCCCTCTTCGCCGACGCGATTGGCCTTGGGCACCTTCACGTCGGTGAAGAAGGTCTCGCAGAACGGCGACGCGCCCGAGATCAGCCGGATCGGGCGCACCTCGATCCCCGGCGTGTCCATGTCGACGAGCAGGAAGGTAATGCCTTCATGCTTCTTCGTCTTGTCGGTGCGGACGAGCATGAAGCATTTGTCCGCCCATTGGCCGCCGCTGGTCCAGGTTTTCTGGCCGTTGACGACGTAATGGTCGCCATGATCCTCGGCAAAGGTCTGGAGCGAGGCGAGGTCGGAGCCGGCGCCGGGTTCGGAATAGCCCTGGCACCAGCGCACCGTGCCGCGCGCGATGGCGGGGATATGCTCGCGCTTCTGCGCCTCGCTGCCATATTCGAGCAGCGTCGGGCCGAACATCATCACGCCCATCCCGCCGATCGGGTTCCACGCCCCGATCCGCGCCATTTCCTCCTGAAGCACGCGCGCCTCGGCCCGGTCGAGCCCGCCGCCGCCATAGTCGCGCGGCCAGGTGGGGACGCCCCAGCCCTTCTCGCCCATCGCCGCCTGCCACGCCGCCTCGTCTGGCGAGGGCTCGTGCGGGCCCTCCAGCGCGGAGATCAGATTGTCCTTGCCCTTGAGCGACGGCGGGAAATGCGCCACCAGCCATTCGCGCGCCTCCGCGCGAAAGGCTGCGATAGAATCGGCGGGCGCGTCGCTTTCCAATAGTGTAGCCATTGCGTGTCTCCGGAACCCGGTTCGTCGTGGTTTCGAAATTGCGGTATGCCGGGCTCGGCGTCAAGCCGTGTAACCGCTCGTCCCGTCTGGCCCGACCGGCTTTGAAACTCGCGTATGGCACTGGGCGGCGATTTGGCATAGCGAGGCGCGATGACGCCGATTGCCGATCTTCTCGCCGCCGCACTGCGCACCGACCATGGTTTCACCGCGACGATCCCCCCCGACTGGATGCAGGGCCGCACGGCGTTTGGCGGGCTGTCGGCGGCGCTCGCGCTGGATGCCGCGCTGGCGCTGGAGCCCGACCTGCCGCCGCTGCGTTCGGCGCAGATCGCGTTCATCGGGCCGCTCGCGGGCGAGGTCGCCGTCACCGCCACCCGGCTGCGGCGCGGGCGCAACGCGGCGTATCTCCAGAGCGACGTGGCCTCCGATGCCGGGCTGGGGATGCGCGCGACCTTCGTGTTCATGGCGGCATTGCCCTCGGCGGTGCGGCATGACGAGAGCGTGCGGTCGCCGCATGCGCCGCCTGCAAAGGATGCGAGCCTGTATGTCGGGCCGGAGACTTTCTTCACCGGCAATTTCGAGTTCCTCGATGCGGACACAGCCACCGGCCCCGCCGACTGGCTGCGCTGGGCACGGCTGCGCGTGCGCGCGGGGCTGCACCCGATGGTCGAGCTGATGGCGATCGGCGATGCGTTGCCCCCCGCGGCGCTCAAGCTGGCGCCCAGCATGCTGACGCCGGTCAGTTCGCTCAACTGGCAGATCAATTTCGTCGATCCCGCACCCGTCACCAGCGACGGCTGGTGGCTGCTCGGCGCGCATGCCGATACCGCGTGGGATGGCTTTAGCAGCCAGCGGATGACGATCTGGAACGCCGACGGCGCGGTGGTCGCGGAGGCGATGCAGGGAGTGGCGCTGTTCGGGTGACGCTGTCGCCGCCGGTGAGACAAATTGCGACACTTTGCCGGGCGCGTGACAAACTGGCGCGACATGCCGGCTCCAGAAGGGCCATCCACCGCGAAGCGTATCGCGGGGAGCAGAGGAGTTTCGCTCGATGAACAAGATGATTGCCGCCCTGCTGCTGGGCACGACCTTGCTGGCGGGTAGCGCCAGCGCGGCGCAGCAGACCCCCGCCGCATCCGGCCCGAAGCAGGACCGGCCTGCGCCGCCCGATCCGATGCTGCTCGCCGACGCCAACAAGGACGGCGTGGTCACGCGCGACGAAGTGGCCGCGCGGCTGACCGCCGCCTTTGCCCGCGTCGATGCGAACAAGGACGGCAAGATCAGCCCCGAGGAGCGCGAGGCGGTGCTCGAAGTCGTGGGCGGGCCCGGTGGCCCTGGCCGTCCCGGCGGCCCGGGTGGTCCTGGTGGCCCCGGCGGTCCTGGTGGTCCCGAAGCCAAGGGGCCGCGCGGCGACCGGATGATGGCGCGGATGGACAAGGACGGCGACGGCATGGCCTCGCTCGAGGAGCAGAAGGCGCGCGCGCTGGCCCGTTTCGACCGAGTCGACACCAACAAGGACGGCAAGATCGACCAGAAAGAGCGCGATGCGATGCACGAGCGGATGATGGCGATGCGCGGTCGCGGCGGCCCGCGCGGCGGTGGCGACATGCCGCCCCCGCCCCCACCCCCTCCGGCCGACGCTCAGGATAGCTGAGCCGGCCGGGACTGCCGGGCGGATTCGCCTCCTCGGTCCGCCCGGCACTTCCTTCTTGCCCGTGAGTTGGTAACGTCAGCGTATGTCAGACATCCCGCACATCCTGCTCGTCGACGACGAGCGCTCGATCCGCGAGCCGCTTGCGCAATATTTGACCAAGCAGGGCTTTCGCGTGACGCAGGCCGGCGATGCCGAGGGTGCGCGGGCGCGGATGACTGCCTATGCCATCGACCTGGTGATCCTCGACATCATGATGCCGGGCGAAGACGGGTTGAGCCTGTGCCGCCATATCCGCGCGACCAGCGAGACCCCGGTGATCCTGCTGACCGCGCGCAGCGAAGAGACCGACCGGATCGTCGGGCTGGAAATGGGCGCCGACGATTATGTCGTGAAGCCCTTTTCCCCGCGCGAGCTGGCCGCGCGGATCAAGGTGGTGCTCCGCCGCATCCAGGCGGGGGGCGCCAAGCAGCATGCGCCGGAGAGCGGCAGCTTCGCCTTTTCGGGATGGGTGCTCAAGACCGGCGAACGCGCGCTGGTCGATCGCGAAGGCGTATCGGTGCCGCTGTCGACCGGCGAATATAATCTCCTCCACGCACTGGTCACCCGCCCGCGCCAGGTGCTGACGCGCGACCAGCTGCTCGACCTGACCCAGGGGCGCGAGGCCGCCGCGTTCGATCGCGCGATCGACAACCAGGTCAGCCGGCTGCGCAAGAAGCTGGAGCCCGACGCCCGGAACCCATCGATCATCAAGACGGTGTGGGGCGGCGGATACACGCTGGCCGCCGAGGTCACCCGGTTGTGAGCGCGGGCTGGCGCACGCGCCTTGCCCGCGGGAACCGCGCGATCCGTCGCTTCCTTCCGACCAGCCTGGCGGGGCAGATCGCACTGCTCGTCGCGATCGCGCTGTTCGTCGCGCAGGCGATCAATTTCGGGATGCTGCTGCGCGAACGGCACGGGATGCGCTTTGCCCAGTTCATCGTGCCCACGGTCACGCGGCTTGCCGACGCGTCCGAGCGGATGACTTCGGTCGACGAAGCGGGCAGGCCGCCGCTGCGCGCGGCGCGCGACGGCGGGCGCAGCTTCCGATCCGATCCGCGCACCCGCATCGAGATTCACGAGGCCAACCCGATCGCCGCCGATGCGCGGTCGCGCCCGGACATCGAAGAGGATGTACGCCGCGGGCTGAAGGAATCGGGGATCGATTTCGGGCGTGTCATCGCATCGGTCCAGCCGATCGAGCCCGACGCCCCGCAATTGCGCCGGATGAGCCCGATGCGCGCCGAACGGCTGCGCCGGCTGGGGGCGGAGTTGCAGATCGCGGTCGAGATTCCGGGCAAGGGCTGGCTCGCGACCAACTCGCCCTGGCCGCGCGTCGAGGGATCGCTGATGTGGCAGCTGCTGGCGCAGACGCTGATCCTCTATGTCTGCGTGCTGATTCCGGTGCTGCTCGCCGGGCGCCGCATCGCGGCCCCGCTGCGTGCGCTGGCAACGGCGGCGCGCGGCTTTCGCCCCGGCGACGGCGCGCCCCCGCTGGAGGAGCGCGGCCCCGGCGACGTGCGCGCGGTGATCGGCGCGTACAACGCGCTGGGCCTGCGCGTGAATGCGATGATCGACGAGAAGGACCGGATGCTCGGCGCGATCGGGCACGACCTGCGCACCCCGCTGGCGGCGCTGCGCGTCCGCATCGAATCGGTCGAGG from Sphingomonas hengshuiensis encodes the following:
- a CDS encoding TonB-dependent receptor, with the translated sequence MRLRLLSATAVPALIMALAAPAYAQDASTGAAAPQDNQTPDAYDTNDIVVTAQGRAQVLADVPLAVSAISAEALQQSGTNDIRQLNQIAPSLLVSSTGSEANGSARIRGIGTVGDNPGLESSVAVFIDGVYRSRSGIGLNELGEIERIEVLRGPQGTLFGRNASAGLINIVSKAPAPVFSAGAEATYGNYNNVRLSGFVNAPLGDTLAARIDGVYNQRDGFYTDLTSGRDINNRKRGFVRGQLLYEPSSDLSVRIIGDYTKRDEECCAATYVSREMNPTIGALNDPAQNNIVRVLQALGQPAAAFTNGYNRDIYVSPGRSYGGKTEDWGGSMQVDWDLGGAKLTSITGYRNYRSDQGSDTDYSYVDILYRAADGNNAREFKTFSQELRLQGTAFGDKLDWLVGGYFADEDLTVTDNLRFGSQYGRFATCRIISGSALAALYSPTSAGCLAARPAAFGAASPLIYAAFDRLDAINDKGTTRDRYFQNSRNWALFTHNIFHVTNRVDLTLGVRYTNERKKFNATFGNDNTGCTANQASLLPLRSTAALTGIVDAIVGLSCQGNSTAELNGVSINDRRSEHKFTGTGVLSWKPVDDLLLYGSYSRGYKAGGFNLDRSALKAPIATFASVGGAQALASGLQFDPEEVDAFEIGAKYSTGRFSLNVAAFRQQFKNFQLNTFNGTVFLVQNINGCSTGLSGGDRDQSKFTTASNYNAAASTTGRCASGDVTYGVLAQGVEIEASLVPARDFRVGLGLTYSDTKYRENLVGNASGAPLDQALRKLPGDELSNAPQFVATASASWTPDLGSSGLSGLVYFDTRLTDKFNTGSDLFAQKGQESFALVNGRIGIRGPEQKWAIEVWAQNLLNQDYQQVAFNSPFQEGATGAPFTDAQYPGGRQIFSSYLAEPRTYGVTLRSRF
- a CDS encoding acyl-CoA dehydrogenase family protein — its product is MAVLTEEQTMLRDMARDWADNESPVTAFRRMRAAAPPARFDADAWRAQAEMGWAGIIVPEAQGGAGMGYGSLGLVLEQLGRNLAATPLAATAAATSALLLGGSEAQQAAWLPRIAAGDVIATLAVDEGPRFAPDRIATTVEDGALTGTKAFVAEGDSAQLFVVAAVDGLYLVADGAGVARAPRSLVDSRSHAEIRFVGAPAERLAGGGPDLLTRVTDRAAAALCAEMLGMAESAFEQTNAFLKTRVQFGQVLASFQALQHRMAKMFTELELMRSVVEAALEAVDSGKPDVRQEVSLAKALAGETLNLVSREMVQLHGGIGMTDEHDAGFYLKRARVLEAMWGNAAWHRERFARLAGY
- a CDS encoding acyl-CoA dehydrogenase family protein — translated: MATLLESDAPADSIAAFRAEAREWLVAHFPPSLKGKDNLISALEGPHEPSPDEAAWQAAMGEKGWGVPTWPRDYGGGGLDRAEARVLQEEMARIGAWNPIGGMGVMMFGPTLLEYGSEAQKREHIPAIARGTVRWCQGYSEPGAGSDLASLQTFAEDHGDHYVVNGQKTWTSGGQWADKCFMLVRTDKTKKHEGITFLLVDMDTPGIEVRPIRLISGASPFCETFFTDVKVPKANRVGEEGQGWTIGKRLLQHERSSLSGGGGSAGRMFAGTPLSHLAKQAVGVDAEGRIADADLRGRIIRHDMDMRAFLLTLRRAAAEAKASQGPSAATSIMKNVGARIMQERSELLIEIRGLAGLGWEGEGFGEEELRDVRAWLFGKAVSIYGGSSEIQNNVIAKRILGMLDHQ
- a CDS encoding thioesterase family protein; translation: MTPIADLLAAALRTDHGFTATIPPDWMQGRTAFGGLSAALALDAALALEPDLPPLRSAQIAFIGPLAGEVAVTATRLRRGRNAAYLQSDVASDAGLGMRATFVFMAALPSAVRHDESVRSPHAPPAKDASLYVGPETFFTGNFEFLDADTATGPADWLRWARLRVRAGLHPMVELMAIGDALPPAALKLAPSMLTPVSSLNWQINFVDPAPVTSDGWWLLGAHADTAWDGFSSQRMTIWNADGAVVAEAMQGVALFG
- a CDS encoding EF-hand domain-containing protein, whose protein sequence is MNKMIAALLLGTTLLAGSASAAQQTPAASGPKQDRPAPPDPMLLADANKDGVVTRDEVAARLTAAFARVDANKDGKISPEEREAVLEVVGGPGGPGRPGGPGGPGGPGGPGGPEAKGPRGDRMMARMDKDGDGMASLEEQKARALARFDRVDTNKDGKIDQKERDAMHERMMAMRGRGGPRGGGDMPPPPPPPPADAQDS
- a CDS encoding response regulator gives rise to the protein MSDIPHILLVDDERSIREPLAQYLTKQGFRVTQAGDAEGARARMTAYAIDLVILDIMMPGEDGLSLCRHIRATSETPVILLTARSEETDRIVGLEMGADDYVVKPFSPRELAARIKVVLRRIQAGGAKQHAPESGSFAFSGWVLKTGERALVDREGVSVPLSTGEYNLLHALVTRPRQVLTRDQLLDLTQGREAAAFDRAIDNQVSRLRKKLEPDARNPSIIKTVWGGGYTLAAEVTRL
- a CDS encoding sensor histidine kinase, which gives rise to MRRFLPTSLAGQIALLVAIALFVAQAINFGMLLRERHGMRFAQFIVPTVTRLADASERMTSVDEAGRPPLRAARDGGRSFRSDPRTRIEIHEANPIAADARSRPDIEEDVRRGLKESGIDFGRVIASVQPIEPDAPQLRRMSPMRAERLRRLGAELQIAVEIPGKGWLATNSPWPRVEGSLMWQLLAQTLILYVCVLIPVLLAGRRIAAPLRALATAARGFRPGDGAPPLEERGPGDVRAVIGAYNALGLRVNAMIDEKDRMLGAIGHDLRTPLAALRVRIESVEDDDDRNRMADTIDEMNRTLDDILSLARLGRPSEPATDVDMAALIDAVVEDFRDIGNDVSFEESPRLKMRMRPSLMRRAVRNLIENAVKYAGAAEVRLLPGETTVAIEVADRGPGIPADKLTAVFDPFTRLETSRNRDTGGIGLGLALARAIVSDAGGQITLANRAGGGLLATITLPRG